From a single Phragmites australis chromosome 7, lpPhrAust1.1, whole genome shotgun sequence genomic region:
- the LOC133923891 gene encoding uncharacterized protein LOC133923891, whose product MSSPPAPGASTRKRRRTSDPGPRWASLPEDLVGVVASRLLAGDLLDYVRFRAVCTSWRSGTASPRGRGVADPRFHPRRWMMLPEGHCLYPGHPDLRGYVRFLNLDTGTLVRVRIPLLGDHCAIDSVDGLLLLLRDPDQEGAVRLLHPFTGDIAELPPLGTLLPQLGSRLLSCPAPYRIRSLASVVCASVSCNAGSMTIMLALHEVNRVAFATSLDRQWTLSSWECPIHYPPLSFQGKLYMVHTPRLCGKKIHQVLQIDPPVQDGAGAGLSLRQPKLIATIPAHKLVDPAGLVEYGSEILVLGHNDLSAVQILVCKLADLVLQRFIPIKSIGGNTLFLEERNISVSSKVLTTVKGDNVVYIHSGPPYLAQYHLSTGSLSPAIDNYCRLYGRAPGPSSLVHCIFSCCIRNRWSRGLIFRRNAQSWSVQDEEQVQ is encoded by the exons ATGTCGTCACCTCCGGCGCCGGGGGCCAGCACACGGAAGCGCCGCCGCACCTCGGACCCCGGACCTCGCTGGGCGTCGCTGCCTGAAGATCTGGTTGGCGTGGTGGCGTCGCGCTTGCTGGCCGGCGACCTGCTGGACTACGTCCGCTTCCGAGCCGTCTGCACCAGCTGGCGGTCCGGCACCGCCTCCCCGCGCGGCCGCGGCGTCGCCGACCCGCGCTTCCACCCGCGCCGCTGGATGATGCTTCCCGAGGGCCACTGCCTCTACCCCGGCCACCCCGACCTGCGCGGGTACGTTCGCTTCCTCAACCTCGACACGGGGACCTTGGTCCGCGTCCGGATCCCGCTCCTCGGGGACCACTGCGCCATCGACTCGGTCGacggcctcctcctgctgctgcggGACCCGGACCAGGAAGGCGCCGTTCGCCTCCTCCACCCTTTCACCGGCGACATCGCCGAGCTCCCACCCCTAGGGACCCTCCTCCCGCAGCTGGGCTCACGGCTGCTCAGCTGTCCTGCACCATACAGGATCAGAAGCCTTGCAAGTGTGGTCTGTGCTTCTGTTTCCTGCAACGCTGGCTCTATGACCATCATGCTTGCACTTCATGAGGTAAACCGTGTAGCCTTTGCTACCTCCCTGGACCGGCAATGGACTCTGTCAAGCTGGGAATGCCCAATACACTATCCACCATTGTCATTCCAAGGAAAGCTATACATGGTGCATACTCCCAGATTATGTGGCAAAAAGATACACCAGGTTCTCCAGATTGACCCACCTGTGCAGGATGGGGCGGGCGCAGGTCTTTCACTCCGACAGCCAAAGTTGATCGCCACAATCCCCGCACACAAACTCGTCGATCCTGCCGGTCTGGTAGAATATGGTTCAGAGATCCTCGTGCTTGGCCACAATGATTTGTCTGCGGTGCAAATTTTAGTTTGCAAACTCGCGGACCTTGTGCTGCAAAGGTTTATCCCAATAAAAAGCATCGGAGGCAATACCTTGTTCCTTGAAGAAAGGAACATAAGTGTCTCCTCTAAGGTACTGACTACAGTCAAGGGTGACAATGTTGTTTACATTCATTCAGGACCACCCTATCTTGCGCAATACCACCTCAGTACTGGCAGCTTGTCACCGGCAATTGATAATTATTGCAGACTGTATGGCCGTGCACCGGGACCTAGTAGCCTCGTCCACTGTATCTTCAGCTGCTGCATTCGTAATCGGTG GAGCAGAGGACTAATATTCAGAAGGAATGCACAAAGTTGGTCTGTGCAAGATGAAGAGCAAGTTCAATAA